From one Psilocybe cubensis strain MGC-MH-2018 chromosome 13, whole genome shotgun sequence genomic stretch:
- a CDS encoding putative secreted protein (putative secreted protein ARB_07590): MSFRITFWSILLCLGYAVVALGQDYAVTDYIVAGTGCPPGTAKALISETGKALVLVYSNFFATSGPGTKYSDSRKNCQATFNVQVPAGYQFALNNAKYHVAYQLASGASATYTTSYYFQASIEGSTGNGFINGTTSGSKNVNTALAPAVWSPCGKTSLVNVNTAVRVIGGKAGYFTVDSFDLPESAFVWRAC, from the exons ATGTCTTTCCGTATCACCTTCTGGTCCATCCTTCTTTGCCTCGGTTACGCCGTTGTTGCGCTGGGACAAGATTATGCAGT GACGGACTACATTGTTGCAGGGACGGGATGCCCTCCTGGTACAGCAAAGGCATTGATCTCAG AGACTGGAAAGGCACTTGTCCTGGTGTACTCCAACTTTTTCGCTACATCCGGACCTGGAACAAAGTACAGCGACAGTCGCAAGAACTGTCAAGCGACTTTCAATGTTCA GGTCCCTGCTGGCTATCAGTTTGCTCTCAACAATGCTAAATAT CATGTGGCTTACCAACTAGCCTCAGGCGCTTCTGCAACCTATACGACATCATATTACT TCCAAGCTAGCATCGAAGGAAGCACCGGAAACGGATTCATCAATGGAACAACAAGCG GCTCGAAAAACGTCAACACCGCATTGGCCCCTGCTGTCTGGAGCCCCTGCGGTAAAACTTCTTTAGTCAATGTAAACACCGCTGTTCGTGTCATTGGCGGAAAAGCCGGATATTTTACCGTTGATTCCTTTGATCTTCCA GAAAGCGCCTTCGTTTGGAGGGCCTGTTAA
- a CDS encoding Heat shock protein 60, mitochondrial, with protein sequence MCDTWTKGRNVIIEQAYGGPKITKGACSVVLGEAACLLTRVWLLVDGVTVAKSITLKDKFENLGARLIQDVALKTNKIAGDGTTTATVLARAIYSEGVKNVAAGCNPMDLRRGSQAAVDRVVFFLFAHAKTITTTAEIAPSVCCPMGYGSADKFFWGYNAAKGEYVEMVCEGIVDPLKVVRTVLVDASGVASLLFMSEACVVNSPKEEKAGAGGMGSMGGMGGMGGMDGF encoded by the exons ATGTGCGACACTTGGACCAAGGGTCGCAATGTGATCATTGAGCAGGCGTACGGTGGACCAAAAATCACCAAGGGTGCGTGTTCCGTGGTTCTGGGAGAGGCAGCTTGTTTGCTGACGAGGGTCTGGTTGTTGGTAGACGGTGTGACGGTTGCAAAGTCTATAACTCTCAAAGACAAGTTTGAGAACCTGGGCGCTCG CCTGATTCAAGATGTTGCATTGAAAACAAACAAGATTGCTGGAGACGGCACGACAACCGCCACTGTTCTTGCGCGTGCCATCTACTCAGAAGGTGTCAAGAACGTCGCAGCTGGATGCAACCCCATGGACCTGCGCCGTGGGTCTCAGGCCGCCGTTGACCGCGTTGTCTTTTTCCTCTTTGCACACGCCAAAACTATCACAACAACTGCCGAAATCGCACCGTCGGTGTGCT GCCCAATGGGCTACGGCAGCGCAGACAAGTTCTTCTGGGGCTACAACGCCGCCAAGGGCGAGTACGTCGAGATGGTGTGCGAGGGTATCGTTGACCCCTTGAAAGTCGTGCGCACGGTGTTGGTGGATGCAAGCGGCGTAGCCAGCTTGCTGTTCATGAGCGAGGCGTGCGTCGTCAATTCTCCcaaggaggagaaggcggGTGCTGGAGGTATGGGTAGTATGGGCGGCATGGGTGGTATGGGTGGCATGGATGGATTTTAG